From the candidate division WOR-3 bacterium genome, the window CTACAAGCCTAAATTGAACAACGATACTAAAGTTCTAAAAGTCTCAAACCCTTATTAGCAACTCAAACCACCTTCTTATTTTTCAAGAGATATTATCAATTCTTGGGATTATGTAACCTAAAGATAAGTATATTCTTTACCTACCTTTTTGATGTTTTATTCTGCTGTTTTTATTAATAGACCATCCCTATAATCAACTCAATTATACTTTTAACCACCAGCCTAACTGACACCCTCGGTCATCTAATAGATAAGCCGGTCGGCAAGCCAGGGGGCAGGCCAGGGGGCATACCCCTCGGCAACCCACCGGCATACCCTTCTGAGCGCACAATCTACAGATAGTTAGATTGTCCTTTAAGTAACCGAATGATTTATCCTCTGGATTATCAATAGGATAGCGGATAAAGTTGCCTAATCTTTTGCCTTCTCGGTCAAACAAGCCTGTGGCTCATTTGATTAGTATCGGCATTTATGTTCCTTTCTGCCGATGTCTCGCTCGTTTAAATTGGTGGCGGCATTTTTATTATATCCATTAAATTCTTATTCCAATTTGTCACAAGATTTGATTATATTTCTGGCTCGTGATTGGTGTCGGCGGTTTTATTACTCTCGCAAAATACCTTATTTCCAATTTTCCACAAGATTTGATTATACCTCTAAATTAAATTATCCAGTATGGCCCAAACCACCTGAGCCCCGAGTTGTTTTCGATAATCTTTTATGTTCTTTCAAAGTGACCTTTACTACTGAAGAAAATACTAACTGGGCAATGCGGTCATATTTTTTGATTCTAAACGGGTTTTTACCGAAATTGAATAGAATCACCTTAATCTCCCCGCGGTAATCCGCGTCAATTGTGCCAGGACTATTGAGAACTCCGATGCCATATTTGGCCGCTAAGCCTGAACGGGGCCGAACTTGTGCTTCTAAACCCTTGGGTAATTCAATTGCAATGCCAGTGCCTACAACTTGGAATGTGCCAGGATTAATTGTTAAAGATTCCGCTGAATGCAAATCAATACCAGAAGCATCTTGGGTCTGATATTTGGGAACAGGTACTGGTTTCAGTCTACGAAATTTTATTATTGTCATACTATGTTTATTATAAAGAATAGATTGCTGCGCTCAAGACTTAAAGAAATTTTCTTATTCTTCTTTGTAACCTCAATGTCTCCGGAGGTAAAATTGTTACTTATACTTAAAACTAATTTAACCATATTATGCTAATAGTTCTTCTAAGGGCATAAATTGTTTTTGCCATAAGGTTTCTTTTTCTTTTCTTAACTCAAGTGTTTCCTTTTGTAATCGTTCGTAGTTATTGAGTAAAATTTTTAGAGATTCCGCGATTGCTATAGAGTCGTTTTGGGTATGAATTGTGCCTTTAGAAAAATATTTTCGCAAAATTGGCGTATTTGAAGTAATTAACGGTTTACCTAAACTTACTGCTTCATAAGCACCACACAAGACTGTATCGGGTCGAGACGTTAAAGCAATAATTGCATGCACATTTTTTAAGCAGGTCTCGTATTCTTCATTAGAAAGATAGCCCGTTAAAATTAAATTTTGTGGAATCGGATAGTTATCTTTTAGATTTTCTGAATTGCCGGTTAAATAGAATTCTATTTCTGGAATTAATCGGATACTTTCTAAAATCGCCTGAATTGGTTCATCTTGGCCATAGCCACAAATGACCGCAACTCGAAACTTTTCTTTTTCTGTTAATGGTTTGTCTGGCAAATTGAAGGGCAATTTATCTTCTAATACGATGGTTCTGGTATTCTTAAGCAGATTACGCTTATATATCCCTTCGTTATGGACCAGATTCATTGTGATATTTTGGAGCATTATTCGATATAGTAACAAATATAAGTTTTGATGCCAGGCTTGGGGAAAAAATAATCCCGAATGGGTGTCAAATATTATTTTTTTACTAAAAAGTTTCGCATAAAGAAAACCGGCAATAGCAGAACCAATTGGCGGAATTTGAGCCAATACAATCTCATAATTTTGAGAGAGCAATCGAAAAAAAGTTATTGCAATTAAAATTGGGTTGAATATTAATCTTAATAACCGAACCTTTGTTTTATACTTTATGGTAATTAAATCGGCATTTAAGGTTCGAGCTAAGACTCGAGAGCGTGTTGCAGAATACCAGGTAACAAAAGCGATTTTATTGGGCATCGAAATCAAGTTTTATCTTATAGTATTTATAAAGAAGATTTTTATAAACTTCAAGCGTTGTTCCCATTATTACATTCCAATCGTAATATTGTTGAGCGTATTCTCGGCATCGGTAGAATTGTTGCGGATTAGTCAATATATATTCAAGGCCTTTAATTGTCTGTTCAAGACTTTCTGCAAAAATTCCAATACCAGCAATTCTTTCAGGAAAATGAATCAGTGTTCCTGAAACAACAGGGACATTGCAGGCCAAACTTTCAATCGTGCTAACTCCAATTCCGCCCCAACGATTAAATATTTTAGAACCAGGTAAGACAAAAGCATCAGCCGAACGATAAAAATCGATTAAGTCATAAGGGTCGACTCGAGGAAATACTTTCGCACCAGCATTAATTGCTGATTGATATAATTCATCTGACTTTGAAACTCCTACCATTACCAACTCAATACTATATTTTTCTTTTAACTTTTGATATGCTAAGATAACTTGGTCGCAACCTTTATAAGTATAGGCTTTTCCGATATAGAGAATAATTTTTTTATCTAATGAAAGATTTAATTTTTTTCGGGCAGAAAATTTTGAATCTGGCGTAAAAATATTAAAATCTACTCCCATACCCTGAACCAAACAACGATTTCTTATTCCTAAAAGTTCAAGGATTCTTTGCGTTGCTTTGGTCAGGCAAAAGATATAATCAATGCGTCTAATTAAATTGCGCATAACCATCTCTTCTAATAAAAGAAACGGCAATATGAGA encodes:
- the dut gene encoding dUTP diphosphatase is translated as MTIIKFRRLKPVPVPKYQTQDASGIDLHSAESLTINPGTFQVVGTGIAIELPKGLEAQVRPRSGLAAKYGIGVLNSPGTIDADYRGEIKVILFNFGKNPFRIKKYDRIAQLVFSSVVKVTLKEHKRLSKTTRGSGGLGHTG
- a CDS encoding glycosyltransferase, translating into MPNKIAFVTWYSATRSRVLARTLNADLITIKYKTKVRLLRLIFNPILIAITFFRLLSQNYEIVLAQIPPIGSAIAGFLYAKLFSKKIIFDTHSGLFFPQAWHQNLYLLLYRIMLQNITMNLVHNEGIYKRNLLKNTRTIVLEDKLPFNLPDKPLTEKEKFRVAVICGYGQDEPIQAILESIRLIPEIEFYLTGNSENLKDNYPIPQNLILTGYLSNEEYETCLKNVHAIIALTSRPDTVLCGAYEAVSLGKPLITSNTPILRKYFSKGTIHTQNDSIAIAESLKILLNNYERLQKETLELRKEKETLWQKQFMPLEELLA
- a CDS encoding glycosyltransferase family 4 protein, with translation MIKVIQMLHCSPSWVSANLDENIFDGWQTRTAKALQRLNISQLQIESWIIEKRYRKSVVFEKDGLIYRIFPSLPLTYGREISFEMIKALKTESRSPIILHIHGLFNWTTYLLAGLFPRLPIVVQHHGDCPPIYLLPRRQRLFLILPFLLLEEMVMRNLIRRIDYIFCLTKATQRILELLGIRNRCLVQGMGVDFNIFTPDSKFSARKKLNLSLDKKIILYIGKAYTYKGCDQVILAYQKLKEKYSIELVMVGVSKSDELYQSAINAGAKVFPRVDPYDLIDFYRSADAFVLPGSKIFNRWGGIGVSTIESLACNVPVVSGTLIHFPERIAGIGIFAESLEQTIKGLEYILTNPQQFYRCREYAQQYYDWNVIMGTTLEVYKNLLYKYYKIKLDFDAQ